The following are from one region of the Euleptes europaea isolate rEulEur1 chromosome 11, rEulEur1.hap1, whole genome shotgun sequence genome:
- the LOC130484583 gene encoding C-C chemokine receptor type 5-like has translation MDSSINTTDAYMTTFDYDQAPQPEESTSSQEFNYHVVPALYSLVFIVGLLGNALVVLILIRFKKLKSMTDIYLLNLAISDLLFIVSLPFWAYAAGSQWVFGNTMCRILSAAYEIGFYSGSFFIILLTIDRYLAIVHAVFAMKARTVVYGMSSSGCTWVLASLACVPTLMFSMVQKRKEGQKCSSLTEDASKHLLVFMKIILGLIIPWFIMLFCYVRILRILMKNRSEKKVKAIRLIFVIMVVYFIFWVPYNVTFLLMTYQDWFFSDTSNNLGLAIQVTETIAMSHCCLNPVIYAFVGEKFRKYLSALFRKRTVFSCCKVCLGAGLPSLERSFSSVSTSEHDISTGL, from the coding sequence ATGGACAGTTCCATAAATACGACAGATGCTTATATGACCACATTTGACTATGATCAGGCACCGCAACCAGAAGAATCTACTTCTTCCCAAGAATTCAATTATCATGTGGTGCCAGCACTCTATTCTTTGGTGTTCATAGTTGGCCTTCTGGGCAATGCGCTAGTTGTGCTGATCCTCATCCGATTCAAAAAACTCAAAAGCATGACTGATATCTATCTGCTCAACTTAGCCATTTCAGACTTGCTTTTCATAGTCTCGCTCCCATTTTGGGCTTACGCCGCTGGAAGCCAATGGGTATTCGGAAATACAATGTGCAGGATTCTCTCAGCTGCTTATGAGATCGGCTTCTACAGTGGAAGCTTTTTTATCATCCTTTTGACCATCGACAGATACCTGGCCATTGTTCATGCAGTGTTTGCAATGAAAGCTAGGACGGTAGTCTATGGCATGTCGTCAAGTGGCTGTACGTGGGTACTGGCCTCACTTGCCTGTGTGCCAACATTAATGTTTTCCATGGTCCAGAAAAGAAAGGAGGGCCAGAAATGCAGCTCTCTAACAGAAGATGCATCAAAACACTTGTTAGTTTTCATGAAGATCATCTTGGGGCTTATCATCCCATGGTTTATTATGCTCTTCTGCTATGTGAGAATTCTCAGGATTTTGATGAAGAATAGAAGTGAAAAAAAGGTGAAGGCTATCAGGCTTATTTTTGTGATCATGGTGGTTTATTTCATCTTCTGGGTGCCATACAATGTCACCTTCTTGCTGATGACCTATCAGGATTGGTTTTTCTCAGATACCAGTAACAATTTAGGCTTAGCAATTCAAGTGACTGAAACAATTGCTATGTCCCACTGTTGCCTTAACCCTGTGATTTATGCCTTTGTAGGGGAAAAATTCAGGAAATATCTCTCTGCCTTGTTCAGAAAGCGTACAGTATTTTCTTGCTGTAAGGTCTGTCTAGGTGCTGGTCTCCCTAGTTTAGAACGATCTTTTTCTTCCGTAAGTACTTCAGAGCATGATATTTCTACTGGTTTGTGA